A DNA window from Calliphora vicina chromosome 1, idCalVici1.1, whole genome shotgun sequence contains the following coding sequences:
- the LOC135960109 gene encoding interleukin enhancer-binding factor 2 homolog: protein MVRGGMRGGRPMRGPIRPPFKKTFVPRHPFDLTLAEVVFPKVSPSVDDAALTASLLKRNQDLSPTPAEQTAVGNLVSKVQSVLDNLIVAPGDFNKCQLEEVRQVGSFKKGTMLTGNNVADIVVILKSVPSKDSCEELGKKVESDLKNAMKTEVLTKADHINTTFHDRGFDIFNIQAKVRILITTIPQNMRKSEPNMFPEAKVMQAHLAAIRHTRWFEENAHHSSIKVLIRILKDLSKRFEAFSPLSPWMLDLMAHLTIMNNPSRQALPINLAFRRVFQLLSAGLFLPGSAGITDPCEPGHNRVHTAMTLEEQDSCCMTAQTLLRILAHGGYKQILGMEGNSNIVKDMSVWNGVVVSPLERVYEKPTDKKEGEGDEDMETVENDNVMDEDSGDQ from the exons atgGTGCGTGGCGGTATGAGAGGCGGTCGCCCAATGCGTGGTCCAATTAGGCCACCTTTCAAGAAAACATTTGTTCCAAGACATCCGTTTGATTTGACTCTGGCCGAAGTAGTATTTCCAAAGGTGTCTCCGTCGGTGGATGATGCCGCTTTAACTGCG tcgTTGTTGAAGCGTAATCAGGATTTAAGCCCAACGCCTGCCGAACAGACAGCTGTAGGTAATTTGGTGTCAAAAGTGCAATCTGTACTCGATAATTTAATTGTGGCTCCAGGGGATTTCAATAAATGC CAATTGGAGGAGGTGCGTCAGGTTGGatcttttaaaaaaggtaccatGTTGACTGGTAACAATGTGGCTGATATAGttgtaattttgaaatcggttccCTCAAAGGATTCTTGTGAGGAACTAGGCAAAAAAGTCGAGTCTGACCTAAAAAATGCTATGAAAACTGAGGTACTCACTAAAGCTGACCACATCAATACTACTTTCCACGATCGTGGTTTCGACATATTCAATATACAAGCTAAAGTTCGCATACTTATCACAACGATACCTCAAAATATGAGGAAAAGTGAACCGAACATGTTCCCTGAGGCAAAAGTAATGCAAGCACACTTGGCAGCTATAAGGCATACGCGTTGGTTTGAAGAAAACGCCCATCATTCGTCTATTAAAGTTCTAATACGTATTCTCAAAGATCTTTCTAAACGTTTTGAAGCTTTCTCTCCTCTGTCACCTTGGATGTTGGACTTGATGGCTCATTTGACTATAATGAATAATCCATCAAGACAAGCTCTTCCCATAAATCTCGCATTCAGGCGCGTGTTCCAATTGCTATCAGCTGGTCTATTTCTACCAGGCTCTGCTGGAATTACGGATCCGTGTGAGCCCGGACACAATCGTGTCCACACAGCCATGACACTGGAAGAACAAGATTCATGCTGCATGACTGCACAAACTTTATTGCGTATTTTAGCTCACGGAggatacaaacaaattttgggCATGGAAGGCAATTCAAATATTGTTAAAGACATGTCTGTGTGGAACGGAGTTGTGGTATCGCCTTTGGAAAGGGTCTATGAAAAACCAACGGACAAAAAGGAAGGCGAAGGTGATGAAGATATGGAAACTGTAGAAAACGATAATGTCATGGATGAAGATTCCGGCGACCAATAA
- the LOC135949016 gene encoding c-Myc-binding protein homolog, producing the protein MAFKPIDPKRDEYRRYLERGGIIESLTKVFVRILKERPEDPTQYLLQNLGDARLQADNIAYLQSELEDARNEIQRLTEIIRGINPDLLVEPPSNNDSNSNDNLNESIAAKDEAEDATLQTSVEQNPPQPIGEYSEVVALEEGLQNTHIVESNAQAVAGGDAVQNEIVSSAD; encoded by the exons ATGGCATTTAAA CCTATTGATCCCAAACGAGATGAATACAGACGCTACTTGGAGCGTGGTGGAATAATTGAATCTCTAACGAAAGTGTTTGTACGCATCCTTAAAGAACGTCCAGAAGATCCCACCCAATATTTGCTTCAGAACTTAGGCGATGCGCGACTTCAAGCCGACAATATTGCTTATTTACAGAGTGAGTTGGAGGATGCCCGTAATGAAATCCAACGTTTAACGGAAATTATTCGAGGCATCAATCCAGATTTGCTAGTCGAACCACCCTCCAATAACGATTCCAACAGCAATGATAACCTTAACGAAAGCATTGCCGCTAAAGACGAGGCTGAAGATGCAACTTTACAAACATCGGTCGAGCAAAATCCACCACAACCAATTGGTGAATATTCGGAAGTTGTAGCTCTGGAGGAAGGTCTACAAAACACCCATATTGTAGAGTCAAATGCACAAGCTGTTGCTGGTGGTGATGCTGTGCAAAACGAAATAGTTTCTAGTGCCGActaa
- the NANS gene encoding sialic acid synthase: protein MVSLKLGETLVKRDGDRVYFIAEIGQNHQGSYDLAKQMILEAKKIGCDCVKFQKSCLEAKFTESALNRPYESLHSWGKTYGDHKKHLEFNIQQYQDLQNFCKEIGIDFTASAMDEVSLQQLDAIKVPFIKIGSGDANNFPLLEKAAKLARPLVISTGMQTMETIERIAAIMSNANKMNYALLHCVSSYPTDAKDSQIKMISILKNKFPQCVIGYSGHELGVEISKAAVLLGARIIERHFTLDKQQKGSDHKCSLEPSEMAKLIDDIKKLNTQIAAVISNEQRLSDDLIINILHETPSIKDALDSFDSNANEKRCILPCEMDCRIKLGKSIVAAQNLKAGHFIKPNDLCIKVSEPNGISAEFIDNVLGTELSHDIQRDNPLTWDHIIKMESTKF, encoded by the exons ATGGTTTCACTAAAACTGGGTGAAACTTTAGTAAAACGAGATGGGGATAGAGTTTATTTTATTGCTGAAATAGGTCAAAATCATCAAGGATCTTATGATTTGGCTAAACAAATGATTTTGGAAGCAAag AAAATTGGTTGTGATTgcgttaaatttcaaaaatcatgcCTTGAAGCAAAATTTACTGAATCAGCATTAAACCGCCCATATGAAAGTCTACACTCTTGGGGAAAAACATACGGTGATCATAAAAAACAtttggaatttaatattcaacaGTATCaagatttacaaaatttttgcaaaGAAATTGGAATTGATTTTACAGCATCTGCCATGGATGAG GTTTCGTTACAACAATTGGATgctataaaagtaccttttattaaaattggctcTGGAGATGCTAATAATTTCCCACTTTTAGAAAAAGCTGCCAAATTAGCACGTCCTCTCGTTATATCTACTGGCATGCAAACAATGGAAACTATAGAACGTATTGCTGCTATTATGAGTAATgcaaacaaaatgaattacgcTTTATTACACTGTGTTTCCTCATATCCAACGGATGCCAAGGACTcacaaataaaaatgatttccattctaaaaaataaatttccgcAATGTGTTATCGGTTACTCAGGACACGAACTTGGTGTAGAAATATCCAAAGCTGCTGTATTATTAGGAGCGAGAATTATAGAAAGACACTTTACTTTGGATAAGCAACAAAAAGGTTCCGATCATAAATGTTCTCTCGAACCCTCAGAAATGGCTAAATTAATAGAcgatataaaaaagttaaacacGCAAATAGCAGCTGTTATCTCTAATGAGCAAAGACTGAGTGATGATCTTATAATAAATATACTACATGAAACACCAAGTATTAAGGACGCTTTAGATTCATTTGATTCCAATGCAAATGAGAAAAGATGTATACTTCCTTGTGAAATGGATTGTCGTATAAAATTGGGCAAATCCATTGTAGCAGCTCAAAATTTAAAAGCCGGTCACTTCATTAAACCTAATGATTTGTGTATAAAAGTCAGCGAACCGAATGGAATAAGTGCTGAGTTTATTGATAACGTTTTAGGAACAGAGCTTAGCCATGATATACAAAGAGATAATCCTTTAACATGGGATCatataataaaaatggaaagtacaaaattttag
- the Pp1-87B gene encoding serine/threonine-protein phosphatase alpha-2 isoform, with protein sequence MVDIINIDSIISRLLEVRGARPGKNVQLSESEIRGLCLKSREIFLSQPILLELEAPLKICGDIHGQYYDLLRLFEYGGFPPESNYLFLGDYVDRGKQSLETICLLLAYKIKYSENFFLLRGNHECASINRIYGFYDECKRRYTIKLWKTFTDCFNCLPVAAIVDEKIFCCHGGLSPDLTTMEQIRRIMRPTDVPDQGLLCDLLWSDPDKDTMGWGENDRGVSFTFGAEVVGKFLQKHEFDLICRAHQVVEDGYEFFAKRQLVTLFSAPNYCGEFDNAGAMMSVDDTLMCSFQILKPADKRKK encoded by the coding sequence atggttgACATAATAAATATTGACAGCATCATATCACGGCTCTTGGAAGTGCGTGGGGCTAGGCCTGGCAAAAATGTACAATTATCGGAGAGTGAAATAAGAGGCTTGTGCCTGAAATCACGCGAAATCTTTTTGTCTCAACCGATATTGTTGGAATTGGAGGCCCCGTTGAAAATTTGCGGTGACATTCATGGTCAGTACTACGACTTATTGCGTTTGTTTGAATACGGTGGTTTTCCACCCGAGTCGAATTACTTATTTTTGGGCGATTATGTTGATCGTGGTAAGCAATCTTTGGAAACAATTTGCCTATTGTTGGCTTACAAGATTAAGTACTCGGAGAATTTCTTCTTATTGCGTGGTAATCACGAATGTGCCAGCATCAATCGCATCTATGGCTTCTATGACGAATGCAAACGTCGCTACACCATCAAACTGTGGAAAACTTTTACCGATTGCTTTAATTGTTTGCCGGTAGCTGCCATTGTGGACGAGAAGATATTCTGCTGCCACGGTGGCCTCAGTCCAGATCTCACAACCATGGAGCAGATCCGTAGAATTATGCGTCCCACTGATGTACCAGACCAAGGTCTATTGTGCGATTTGCTATGGTCCGATCCCGACAAAGATACCATGGGCTGGGGTGAGAACGATCGTGGTGTAAGTTTTACATTTGGAGCCGAAGTTGTAGGCAAATTTCTACAAAAGCATGAGTTTGATTTGATTTGTCGTGCCCATCAAGTAGTGGAGGACGGTTATGAATTCTTTGCCAAACGCCAATTGGTAACACTATTCTCTGCACCCAACTATTGCGGTGAGTTTGACAATGCAGGAGCCATGATGTCCGTTGACGATACTCTGATGTGCtctttccaaatattgaaaccaGCTGACAAGCGTAAAAAGTAA